CTATTCTTACTTGCTCATGTTTCTGTATCATCACTGGGTTGGGTAATTTTTCGGGTCAATTTGGATCAGGGTTCTCAATTTAGAACTGTATTGGAGCTTCTAGTGGATTTTTATCTGTCAATTAAAGCACAACATTTTCACGCTCACGATTCTGTCCACCtgccttttttcttcttataccatgttcaattctttttcttttgcatgAAGGTCAGCCActagttttatttattgttttagggagaaatttttttccagATATTTGTTAATCCTGCTTTATGATTCCTTGTTCATTTATTTGCTTCTTGTCTTGCTTTTCCAGTGCTTTGGGTCATCCAAGGGAGAAAGATGGAGCCTGCATTCAAATGAGACTGTCATACTGTCCAGCTGCCcgcttatttctttttcttgttcagTGGACTGATTGTAACCTTGCTGGTGCCCTTGGATTGCTGagaattcttatttatttggtattttgtttgtgttcttttcattttcatttttttatttatgtaataaTTTTGCACCGCCTTCCCTGTAAAGTAATTCTGATATAACTTCTTCCTTGTTGATTTGCTGCATTATGTTGGACTTTTACAGACTTACTCCGATGGCAAGACCACCATGTCTATTTATGAAAGGAAAGCAAGCATTAGAGACTTTTATGGTGAGTGAGATTTAGAGAATTCAAGAATCATTTAAGTTTTCTATGAGAATTTGTACTGTTTCTGCACTTGTGATTTTTTGGGTGAGAGAACTTTACCAACTATATTAACAACTTGAGTGCTTACAAGTTTGGTTTTCTACAAACAGCGGTGATATTTCCTTCTTTACTGCAACTTCAAAGAGGGATCACAGATTTGGATGATAGGAAACAGAAAGAGTTATGTGCTAAGAAGTATAAAAGAAGGGATGACGGATTAGAGAAGAGAAAACTCTCCGAAGCTGAACTAGAATGGGAAGAAGACTGTGGTATTTGCATGGAGATGAAAAGCAAAGTTGTATTGCCCAACTGTGGCCATTCATTGTGCTTGATGTGCTATCGGAACTGGTGAGCTCCCTATTTTATTTCTCCAAACATCTTTTGTATACCCTTTAATCTACTTGGTTAGAATGGTTGAATTTAgtcactttttattttcctttcaccATTTAGAGTTCATACTTTAACATTGATATCTTTCTCCAACATATTATTCCAACTTACCTTAGAAGTATTTGGACCATCTTATGGTAATTGGGTTTTCACTCTTTGATTGAAATAGGGTTGTGGACTATCATCTTTGTGGATTCCATTTCTTTGTGAACTTGTATTGGCATATGGGAAGGAGCATGGTCCTCCTAACCATGGAACTTTTCTTTGGTTGCTACTAGGTCATCCCTCTAGTTTCAAGGGTGGACATTACCTCTATGATTAGTTCATTGCATATTTAAGTTATCCGTCCAGTCTCAAAGATGGGCATTTGTCAGTGGATGCATTATTGATTTAATCACCTCATTATTGCAAATTAGCAAACATCCTTTTGGAATAGAGTAGGATGTTGCTTATGGTTGCGTGTTATTGTTGGTTCAGCCCGTGTTTTTGCCTTTCCTGCTAATGTTCTGATGATGTTCCTTTGGTGTTTGCTGCAGGCGTA
The sequence above is drawn from the Vitis riparia cultivar Riparia Gloire de Montpellier isolate 1030 chromosome 6, EGFV_Vit.rip_1.0, whole genome shotgun sequence genome and encodes:
- the LOC117916080 gene encoding E3 ubiquitin-protein ligase AIRP2 isoform X2, whose translation is MRLSYCPAARLFLFLVQWTDCNLAGALGLLRILIYLTYSDGKTTMSIYERKASIRDFYAVIFPSLLQLQRGITDLDDRKQKELCAKKYKRRDDGLEKRKLSEAELEWEEDCGICMEMKSKVVLPNCGHSLCLMCYRNWRNRSQSCPFCRDCLKRMNSGDLWIYTDNTDIVDLTYIMRENLKRLFMYIDRLPLVIPDPVYVPYESHLG
- the LOC117916080 gene encoding E3 ubiquitin-protein ligase AIRP2 isoform X1 — encoded protein: MGKSFIDSLKLLEADIQHANTLALGHPREKDGACIQMRLSYCPAARLFLFLVQWTDCNLAGALGLLRILIYLTYSDGKTTMSIYERKASIRDFYAVIFPSLLQLQRGITDLDDRKQKELCAKKYKRRDDGLEKRKLSEAELEWEEDCGICMEMKSKVVLPNCGHSLCLMCYRNWRNRSQSCPFCRDCLKRMNSGDLWIYTDNTDIVDLTYIMRENLKRLFMYIDRLPLVIPDPVYVPYESHLG